A single window of Thalassomonas viridans DNA harbors:
- a CDS encoding efflux RND transporter permease subunit: MITAIIRWSVLNRFFVLLMTFILVGVGLYSLKKTPVDAIPDLSDVQVIIKTTYPGQAPQVVEDQVTYPLTTAMLSVPGAVTVRGYSFFGDSYVYVIFDDDTDLYWARSRVLEYLSQVAPNLPAAAKPQLGPDATGVGWVYIYSLIDKTGKHDISQLRSLQDWFLKYELQTVAGVSEVTTLGGMVKQYQVKVHPDKLRAFGIPLSHIQMAIKQGNQEIGASVVEMAEAEYMVRASGYLKNETDLGNIPLGVNQNGTPLLLKDVAEIVIGPQMRRGIAELNGEGETVGGIIVMRFGENAQQVIDGVKEKLEQLKQGLPDGVEVATVYDRSGLIERAVNNLAYKLFEEFAVVALVCIVFLFHVRSSLVAIFSLPVGILTAFAVMHFQGLNANIMSLGGIAIAIGAMIDGAIVMIENMHKHMEQTPLTKENRWQIVADSASEVGPALFFSLLIITVSFVPVFTLEAQEGRMFAPLAFTKTYAMAAAAALAITLVPVLMGYFIRGHVLPEHKNPVNRLLTFLYLPALKTVLRFPKVTLAASLGVLALGIWPLEKIGSEFIPPLDEGDLMYMPTTYPGISIGKARQLLQQTDKLIATVPEVENVFGKVGRAETATDPAPLTMIETFIQLKPREEWREGVTTESLKKELDALVKLPGVTNAWVMPIKTRIDMLATGIKTPVGIKIAGPELSEIQRIGQQLESILKEVPGTASVYSERVAGGRYIKVDIQREKAARYGLNIAEIQQVVATAIGGMNVTYTVEGLERYPVSLRYPQDYRDSPEQLALLPIVTPNGQRISLSDVARVFVEDGPPGIKSENARLNGWTFIDIEGIDIGSYVVDARQVVREQLKLPPGYSITWSGQYEYMQRAKAKLTYVVPLTLAIIIVLLYLNFRNVIEVAIIMGTLPLAMVGSIWLMYLEGYNFSVAVGVGFIALAGVAVEIGVIMLVYLNQAYKEMLSECDTKGTSVTREGILQAILHGAGLRVRPVMMTAAAIIVGLLPILYGTGTGSEVMSRIAAPMVGGMISAVILTLLVLPAIYYLWRVNPVKVRPQSG; encoded by the coding sequence ATGATCACTGCAATTATTCGCTGGTCGGTATTAAACCGCTTTTTTGTATTGCTGATGACCTTTATCCTGGTGGGGGTAGGGTTATACTCCCTGAAAAAGACGCCGGTAGATGCCATACCGGATCTTTCCGATGTCCAGGTGATCATTAAGACCACCTATCCGGGGCAGGCGCCGCAGGTGGTGGAAGACCAGGTCACCTATCCTTTGACCACGGCCATGCTGTCGGTGCCGGGGGCGGTGACGGTAAGGGGTTATTCCTTTTTCGGCGATTCTTATGTCTATGTTATTTTCGATGACGATACCGATCTTTACTGGGCCCGCTCCCGGGTGCTGGAATACCTGAGCCAGGTGGCGCCTAACCTGCCTGCGGCGGCAAAACCGCAGCTGGGGCCGGATGCCACCGGGGTCGGCTGGGTTTATATCTACTCCCTGATAGATAAAACCGGCAAACATGACATCAGCCAGCTGCGCAGCCTGCAGGACTGGTTCTTAAAATATGAACTGCAAACCGTGGCCGGGGTTTCGGAAGTCACCACCCTGGGGGGCATGGTCAAGCAATACCAGGTCAAGGTACACCCGGATAAGTTACGGGCCTTTGGCATTCCCCTGTCCCATATCCAGATGGCGATCAAACAGGGTAACCAGGAAATCGGCGCTTCTGTGGTGGAGATGGCGGAAGCGGAATATATGGTCAGGGCCAGCGGTTATCTGAAAAATGAAACCGATCTCGGCAATATTCCCCTGGGAGTCAACCAGAACGGTACTCCTTTGCTGCTTAAAGATGTCGCGGAAATCGTAATTGGGCCGCAAATGCGCCGGGGCATAGCCGAGTTAAACGGCGAAGGTGAAACCGTCGGCGGCATTATCGTGATGCGCTTCGGGGAAAATGCCCAGCAGGTGATCGACGGTGTTAAGGAAAAGCTGGAGCAATTAAAGCAGGGCCTGCCGGACGGGGTGGAAGTGGCTACCGTATATGACAGGTCCGGATTAATCGAGCGGGCGGTGAACAACCTGGCCTACAAGCTGTTTGAAGAATTTGCCGTAGTGGCCCTGGTGTGTATCGTGTTCCTGTTTCATGTGCGCTCTTCCCTGGTGGCGATTTTCAGCCTGCCGGTGGGCATATTAACCGCCTTTGCCGTGATGCATTTCCAGGGGCTTAATGCCAACATCATGTCCCTGGGGGGCATAGCCATCGCCATCGGCGCCATGATAGACGGCGCTATCGTGATGATAGAAAACATGCACAAGCATATGGAGCAAACGCCGCTCACCAAAGAAAACCGCTGGCAAATCGTGGCGGATTCAGCCAGCGAAGTGGGCCCGGCGCTGTTTTTCAGCCTGTTGATCATCACCGTCAGTTTTGTGCCTGTCTTTACCCTGGAAGCGCAGGAAGGGCGTATGTTTGCCCCGCTGGCGTTTACCAAGACCTATGCCATGGCGGCGGCAGCGGCGCTGGCCATCACCCTGGTGCCTGTCTTGATGGGTTACTTTATCCGCGGCCATGTTTTGCCTGAGCATAAGAACCCGGTGAACCGGCTGCTGACTTTCTTATACCTGCCGGCTCTTAAAACCGTACTCAGGTTTCCAAAAGTCACCCTGGCGGCTTCCCTGGGGGTTTTGGCATTGGGCATCTGGCCGTTGGAGAAGATCGGCAGCGAGTTTATCCCGCCGCTGGATGAAGGGGACTTGATGTATATGCCCACTACTTATCCGGGCATATCCATAGGCAAGGCCCGGCAGTTATTGCAGCAAACGGATAAGTTAATCGCTACTGTGCCGGAAGTCGAAAACGTCTTCGGCAAGGTGGGGCGGGCGGAAACAGCTACCGATCCTGCGCCCCTGACCATGATAGAAACCTTTATCCAGTTAAAGCCCAGGGAAGAGTGGCGTGAAGGGGTAACCACGGAATCCTTGAAAAAAGAGCTGGATGCACTGGTGAAGCTCCCCGGTGTGACCAATGCTTGGGTAATGCCGATTAAAACCCGCATTGATATGCTGGCCACAGGCATTAAAACCCCGGTGGGTATCAAGATTGCCGGGCCTGAGCTCAGTGAAATCCAAAGGATAGGCCAACAGCTGGAGAGCATTTTAAAAGAGGTGCCCGGCACGGCTTCCGTTTATTCCGAGCGGGTGGCGGGGGGCCGCTATATCAAGGTGGATATCCAGCGGGAAAAAGCGGCGCGCTATGGCCTGAATATTGCTGAAATCCAGCAGGTCGTGGCGACGGCAATCGGCGGCATGAATGTAACCTATACGGTAGAAGGGTTGGAGCGCTATCCGGTAAGCCTGCGTTATCCGCAGGACTACCGGGATTCGCCGGAGCAGTTGGCATTATTGCCGATAGTGACCCCGAACGGCCAGCGCATCTCCCTCAGTGATGTTGCCCGTGTTTTTGTTGAAGACGGACCACCGGGCATTAAGAGTGAAAACGCCAGGTTAAACGGCTGGACCTTTATCGATATTGAAGGCATAGATATAGGCAGCTATGTGGTTGACGCCAGGCAGGTGGTGCGGGAACAATTGAAGCTGCCGCCGGGGTATTCCATTACCTGGTCGGGACAGTACGAATATATGCAAAGGGCCAAAGCCAAGCTGACTTATGTGGTGCCTTTGACTTTAGCCATTATTATCGTGCTGTTGTACCTGAATTTCCGCAATGTCATCGAAGTGGCGATTATTATGGGGACTCTGCCGCTGGCTATGGTGGGCAGCATCTGGCTGATGTACCTTGAGGGTTATAATTTCTCCGTTGCCGTCGGCGTCGGTTTTATTGCCCTGGCCGGGGTGGCGGTGGAAATCGGTGTGATCATGCTGGTGTACCTGAACCAAGCCTATAAAGAAATGCTGTCCGAGTGCGATACCAAAGGGACTTCCGTTACCCGGGAAGGCATCTTGCAGGCGATCCTGCACGGCGCCGGCTTGCGGGTGCGTCCCGTGATGATGACGGCGGCAGCCATCATTGTCGGCCTGTTGCCGATTTTATACGGTACGGGCACGGGGTCCGAAGTCATGAGCCGGATTGCCGCCCCTATGGTGGGGGGTATGATCAGCGCCGTGATCCTGACCCTGCTGGTGTTGCCGGCCATTTATTATCTGTGGCGGGTAAACCCGGTAAAAGTTCGGCCCCAATCCGGGTGA
- a CDS encoding efflux RND transporter periplasmic adaptor subunit has product MSKIKTLVLGGLTGALVGAGVSLYMTTPETEKSTADEKKPLYWVAPMDANYRRDKPGKSPMGMDLVPVYEEDSSGPDEGAGTIRISPEVVNNLGVRTAEVSYQALQGQIDTVGYISYDEDKLVHIHPRVDGWIEKLYVKAVGEPVEKGQPLYQIYSPELVNAQEELLLALERKNKRLVEAAQNRLVALQLPAAQIARLKKTRKVSQTITFYAPQNGVIENLYIREGYFVKPGTMMLSIGDLSEVWVDAEVFERQAARVTKGAPVTMSLDYIPGKTWQGKVDYVYPTLDPKTRTVKVRLRFSNKAGEFKPNMFAQVAINTGSDEKALIIPKEALIRTGSQDRVVLALGQGSFKSIEVKVGRIDNDHVEILSGLVAGEQVVASAHFLLDSESSKSSDFKRMEADQAAAMPGKVWVEATIRKRMAGHRMVTLTHQPIEQWGWPEMTMDFTVAESVNFSKLSEGLTLHIEVEKTPEGGYQISNIHVPGEEEGMAAMKAGMAAMAEPSASLKVDHSQHQMAEPSASEKVDHSQHQMQQEQSVNSATVTGVINSLMPGHRMANISRGAIEKWQRGPATMDFLLDEGLDMDALKVGQEILFTFEIRDGDFIITEIKPADGEAGEAVMPAMNHAGHQEAK; this is encoded by the coding sequence ATGAGTAAGATAAAAACATTAGTTTTGGGCGGACTGACAGGTGCGCTTGTTGGTGCCGGCGTCAGCTTATATATGACGACCCCGGAAACAGAAAAGAGTACGGCGGATGAGAAAAAGCCGCTTTATTGGGTGGCACCCATGGATGCCAATTACAGGCGGGATAAGCCGGGCAAGTCTCCCATGGGCATGGATCTGGTTCCTGTATACGAAGAGGACAGTTCCGGGCCGGACGAAGGGGCGGGCACCATACGCATCTCGCCTGAAGTCGTCAATAACCTGGGGGTGCGCACGGCAGAGGTTTCCTACCAGGCCCTGCAGGGGCAAATCGATACCGTAGGTTACATCAGTTACGACGAAGATAAGCTTGTCCATATCCATCCGCGGGTGGACGGCTGGATAGAAAAACTCTATGTCAAAGCCGTCGGTGAGCCGGTGGAAAAAGGCCAGCCCCTGTACCAAATCTATTCTCCCGAGCTGGTGAATGCCCAGGAAGAATTGTTGCTGGCGCTGGAGCGTAAGAATAAGCGCCTGGTGGAGGCGGCGCAAAACCGTTTGGTGGCGCTGCAATTGCCTGCTGCACAAATCGCGCGTTTGAAAAAAACGCGCAAAGTCAGCCAGACCATCACCTTCTATGCCCCGCAAAACGGCGTGATTGAAAATTTATATATCCGGGAAGGTTACTTCGTCAAGCCGGGCACCATGATGTTGTCCATAGGGGATTTGTCTGAAGTCTGGGTGGATGCCGAAGTATTTGAACGCCAGGCGGCCCGGGTGACCAAAGGAGCCCCGGTGACTATGTCGTTAGACTATATCCCCGGGAAAACCTGGCAGGGCAAGGTGGATTATGTCTACCCCACCTTAGACCCCAAAACCCGCACCGTGAAGGTCAGGTTAAGGTTTAGCAACAAAGCAGGTGAATTTAAGCCCAATATGTTTGCCCAGGTGGCAATCAATACCGGCAGTGATGAGAAAGCCCTGATTATTCCGAAAGAAGCGCTGATCCGCACCGGCAGCCAGGATCGCGTGGTGCTGGCATTAGGACAGGGCAGCTTTAAATCCATCGAAGTGAAAGTCGGCCGTATTGACAATGATCATGTTGAAATCCTGTCCGGGCTGGTGGCCGGTGAGCAGGTGGTGGCCTCCGCCCACTTCCTGTTGGACTCAGAATCGAGCAAGTCTTCCGATTTTAAACGTATGGAAGCTGATCAGGCGGCAGCTATGCCGGGCAAAGTCTGGGTGGAGGCGACTATCCGGAAACGGATGGCGGGGCACCGCATGGTTACCCTGACACACCAGCCGATAGAGCAATGGGGCTGGCCGGAAATGACCATGGACTTTACCGTGGCGGAGTCGGTTAATTTTTCCAAGCTCAGTGAAGGCTTAACCTTGCATATAGAGGTAGAAAAAACGCCAGAAGGGGGTTATCAAATCAGCAATATCCATGTGCCGGGGGAAGAAGAAGGCATGGCGGCAATGAAGGCGGGCATGGCAGCTATGGCTGAGCCTTCAGCTTCATTAAAAGTGGATCACAGCCAGCACCAGATGGCAGAGCCTTCAGCTTCGGAAAAAGTGGACCATAGTCAGCATCAGATGCAGCAAGAGCAAAGCGTGAATTCGGCCACGGTAACAGGCGTTATCAATTCGCTTATGCCGGGCCACAGAATGGCGAATATCAGCCGGGGGGCCATAGAGAAGTGGCAACGGGGACCGGCAACCATGGATTTCCTTCTGGATGAGGGCCTGGACATGGATGCGCTAAAAGTGGGGCAGGAAATCCTGTTTACTTTTGAAATCCGCGACGGCGACTTTATCATTACCGAGATCAAGCCTGCTGACGGGGAAGCCGGTGAGGCGGTGATGCCGGCCATGAATCACGCCGGTCACCAGGAGGCGAAATGA
- a CDS encoding TolC family protein translates to MRLLLTCPGKKLLKDVLLGALLMAGTQVAVAASPGHEPGETLSFGQTIKRALANDPWLNANLKQQQALESMSRFSSTLPDPKVSLSLANLGTDNFDFEQEAMTQLKVGVSQMFPRGDSLAIKARQLRMQSQQYPLQRRDRQAKVTVTAGSLWLDAYLAQESIALIEKNYALFEQLSDVAQASYSSALGKTRQQDIVRAQLELTRLEDRLVQLKQQQLVFQQKLSQWLLAYQPELELTAAFPENGLAHGFSAGVIALNKRLPELDFLKPELLKETVSSRELAQALMAHPALAVFDKKIQAANQGVKLARQSYSPEWGVNASYGLRGDDAMDNNRADLFSVGVTFDVPLFTENRQDQLVKAEILKSEAIKTEKLLLLRQLMSAFYAGKAKLERFQQRNTLYQQELLPQIHIQAEASLTAYTSDDGDFAEVVRARIAELNGEIDALAIRVGIEKTLLELNYLFVDGAGAEQAGILSPSLSLPLTGQKKQMEQDKNE, encoded by the coding sequence ATGAGACTCTTGTTAACTTGTCCGGGGAAAAAGCTGTTGAAGGATGTGCTGTTGGGGGCTTTGCTGATGGCGGGCACCCAGGTGGCGGTTGCGGCCTCACCCGGGCATGAGCCCGGTGAAACCTTGTCTTTTGGGCAAACCATAAAGCGGGCACTGGCCAACGACCCCTGGCTGAATGCCAACCTCAAACAGCAGCAGGCCCTGGAGTCCATGAGCCGGTTTTCATCGACCTTGCCGGATCCTAAGGTGTCCCTGTCTTTGGCAAATTTAGGCACGGATAACTTTGATTTCGAGCAGGAGGCCATGACCCAGCTGAAAGTCGGCGTCAGCCAGATGTTTCCCCGCGGAGACAGCCTGGCCATTAAAGCGCGGCAGTTAAGGATGCAAAGCCAGCAATATCCGTTGCAGCGCCGGGACCGGCAAGCCAAGGTGACGGTGACCGCCGGCAGTTTATGGCTCGACGCCTACCTGGCCCAGGAAAGCATAGCCCTGATCGAGAAAAACTATGCCCTGTTCGAGCAGTTATCCGATGTCGCCCAGGCCAGTTATTCTTCGGCGCTGGGCAAAACCCGGCAACAGGACATAGTGAGGGCCCAGCTGGAGTTAACCCGGCTGGAAGACCGCCTGGTGCAGCTGAAGCAGCAGCAGCTGGTGTTTCAACAAAAGCTCAGCCAATGGCTGCTGGCCTATCAGCCTGAGCTTGAGTTAACCGCGGCTTTTCCTGAGAACGGCCTGGCACACGGTTTTTCCGCCGGCGTAATCGCCCTGAATAAGCGATTGCCGGAACTCGATTTTCTCAAGCCTGAGTTATTAAAAGAGACAGTGTCATCCCGGGAACTGGCCCAGGCGCTGATGGCGCATCCGGCACTGGCGGTTTTTGATAAAAAAATCCAGGCCGCAAATCAGGGGGTTAAGCTGGCCAGACAGAGTTATTCGCCTGAATGGGGCGTGAATGCCAGTTACGGTCTGCGCGGAGACGATGCCATGGACAATAACCGGGCGGATCTGTTTTCCGTGGGGGTGACCTTTGATGTGCCCCTGTTTACCGAAAACCGCCAGGACCAGCTGGTAAAAGCCGAGATCCTGAAAAGCGAAGCGATTAAAACCGAGAAACTGCTGCTGCTCAGGCAGCTGATGTCGGCTTTTTATGCCGGTAAGGCCAAGCTGGAACGTTTTCAGCAAAGAAACACCCTATATCAGCAAGAGCTGTTGCCGCAAATTCATATCCAGGCGGAAGCCAGCCTGACCGCCTATACCAGTGATGACGGGGATTTTGCCGAAGTGGTGCGGGCCCGCATTGCCGAGCTCAACGGTGAAATCGATGCCCTGGCGATCAGGGTGGGTATAGAAAAGACCCTGCTGGAATTAAATTACCTGTTTGTTGATGGCGCCGGGGCGGAGCAGGCCGGCATATTGTCACCTTCCCTTTCTCTTCCTCTTACCGGGCAAAAGAAGCAGATGGAGCAAGATAAAAATGAGTAA